From a single Mesorhizobium shangrilense genomic region:
- a CDS encoding SMP-30/gluconolactonase/LRE family protein — protein MAAADYYEVLDPRFARLFNGSAQVEKLFTGCRWAEGPAWFAAGRYIVWSDIPNNRMLRYDETDGSVSVFRQPSGNSNGNTVDRQGRLVTCEHSGRRVSRTEHDGSITTIAAKWKGKRLNSPNDVVVKSDGSIWFTDPSYGIDTDYEGDKAESEIGHCHVYRVDPDTGEIEAVITDMVRPNGLAFSLDESLLYVVDTGRTHGAQNPAHMRVFNVGKHGKKVSGDKVFADCTAGLFDGFRLDSDGRIWTSAADGIHCYDPDGTLIGKVKVPEVTANCVFGGNKMNCLYIAGTTSLYSVRLMVNGAKTY, from the coding sequence ATGGCGGCCGCAGACTATTATGAGGTTCTCGATCCGCGCTTCGCGCGACTGTTCAACGGTAGCGCGCAAGTCGAGAAGCTGTTTACCGGATGTCGGTGGGCGGAAGGGCCGGCCTGGTTCGCCGCCGGCCGCTACATCGTCTGGTCCGACATCCCGAACAACCGCATGCTTCGCTATGACGAGACGGACGGCAGCGTCAGCGTCTTCCGCCAGCCGTCCGGGAATTCCAACGGCAACACCGTCGACCGGCAGGGCCGGCTGGTGACATGCGAGCATTCGGGGCGCCGCGTCAGCCGCACCGAGCATGATGGCTCGATCACCACCATCGCCGCCAAATGGAAGGGCAAGCGGCTGAATTCGCCCAATGACGTCGTGGTGAAGTCCGACGGCTCGATCTGGTTCACCGATCCGAGCTACGGCATCGACACGGACTATGAGGGCGACAAGGCCGAGAGCGAGATCGGCCACTGCCATGTCTACCGGGTCGATCCCGACACGGGTGAGATCGAGGCTGTCATCACCGACATGGTCAGGCCGAACGGGCTCGCCTTCTCGCTGGACGAGAGCCTGCTTTATGTCGTCGACACCGGCCGCACGCATGGTGCGCAGAATCCGGCGCATATGCGCGTGTTCAACGTCGGCAAGCACGGCAAGAAGGTTTCCGGCGACAAGGTGTTCGCCGACTGCACGGCTGGCCTGTTCGACGGTTTCCGGCTCGACTCGGACGGACGCATCTGGACGAGCGCTGCCGACGGCATCCACTGCTACGATCCGGACGGCACGCTGATCGGCAAGGTCAAGGTGCCGGAGGTGACCGCCAATTGCGTGTTCGGCGGCAACAAGATGAACTGCCTGTACATCGCCGGCACCACCTCGCTCTATTCGGTGCGGCTGATGGTGAATGGAGCCAAGACCTATTGA
- a CDS encoding tautomerase family protein — protein MPFVNIRIVKEVIAADPAGKKADIAKKVTAAIMDATGLGNDDVWVVFEEVNARDWYVGKTDVETLRKG, from the coding sequence ATGCCATTCGTCAACATCCGCATCGTCAAGGAAGTGATCGCCGCCGATCCCGCAGGCAAGAAGGCTGACATCGCCAAAAAAGTCACGGCGGCCATCATGGATGCTACCGGGCTGGGCAATGACGATGTCTGGGTGGTCTTCGAGGAGGTCAATGCGCGGGACTGGTATGTCGGCAAGACCGACGTCGAGACGTTGCGCAAGGGTTAG
- a CDS encoding NADPH-dependent FMN reductase, whose translation MLNIIAISGSLRVASTNSALVAALARNAPPGCQVTVYDRLGHLPIFNPDDEGERTPPEAALLIDAVTNADGVIVSCPEYAHGVPGGLKNALDWLVSRDAAVGKPAMLVHASPRSLFARSALAEIIRTMSFALYDGAELEVGLLGKKAPEVAAILAEAENVLAVRKALTTFADFIRSR comes from the coding sequence GTGCTGAATATCATCGCCATTTCTGGCAGCCTGCGGGTGGCCTCCACCAATTCGGCCCTGGTCGCAGCACTGGCGCGAAACGCACCGCCTGGATGCCAGGTCACGGTCTATGACCGGCTCGGCCACCTGCCGATCTTCAATCCGGATGATGAAGGCGAGCGGACGCCGCCGGAAGCAGCCTTGCTGATCGACGCCGTCACAAACGCCGATGGCGTCATCGTCTCCTGCCCGGAATATGCCCATGGTGTGCCGGGTGGACTGAAGAACGCGCTCGACTGGCTGGTGTCGCGCGACGCCGCGGTCGGCAAGCCCGCCATGCTGGTACACGCGTCGCCGCGCTCGCTGTTTGCCCGATCTGCGCTGGCCGAGATCATACGGACGATGTCGTTCGCGCTTTATGACGGCGCGGAACTCGAAGTCGGTTTGCTTGGCAAGAAGGCACCAGAGGTGGCGGCTATTTTGGCTGAGGCGGAAAATGTGCTCGCGGTGCGGAAAGCGCTCACCACGTTCGCCGATTTTATCCGCTCGCGTTGA
- a CDS encoding pyridoxamine 5'-phosphate oxidase family protein, whose translation MEFVATREQLRTIYKTPRPTDGSIRKELKALDGHCRSFIGKSPFVLIGSSDGAGNADVTPRGDRPGFAAILDDRTIAIPDRPGNNRLDTLENILLNPSVGLLFLIPGMNETLRVNGDARITVDATLRERLAVDGREPQSVIVVAVKATYMHCAKAFMRSDLWKPESWYDRTTLPTLGQILRDQLALADSAEATDRWLDDSYKQTMW comes from the coding sequence ATGGAATTCGTCGCCACGCGCGAACAGCTGAGGACGATCTACAAGACGCCCCGGCCGACGGACGGCTCGATCCGCAAGGAGCTGAAGGCGCTGGATGGCCATTGCCGCTCCTTCATCGGCAAGAGCCCGTTCGTGCTGATCGGTTCATCCGATGGCGCCGGCAATGCCGACGTGACGCCGCGGGGCGACCGGCCGGGTTTCGCAGCCATTCTCGACGACAGGACCATCGCCATTCCCGACCGGCCCGGCAACAATCGTCTGGACACGCTGGAGAACATCCTCCTCAACCCTTCGGTCGGACTGCTCTTCCTCATTCCCGGCATGAACGAGACGCTGCGCGTCAATGGCGATGCCCGCATCACCGTCGATGCCACCTTGCGCGAACGGCTCGCCGTCGACGGCAGGGAGCCGCAAAGCGTCATCGTCGTCGCCGTCAAGGCCACCTACATGCATTGTGCCAAGGCCTTCATGCGCTCCGACCTGTGGAAGCCGGAGAGCTGGTACGACCGCACGACGCTGCCGACGCTCGGCCAGATCCTGCGCGACCAGCTGGCGCTTGCCGATTCCGCCGAAGCAACCGACCGCTGGCTGGACGACAGCTACAAGCAGACGATGTGGTAG
- a CDS encoding septation protein A: protein MNPPILERDPSDPQKGKKEGLNPVLKLVLELGPLMVFFFANARGEWLLQKFPALAELGGPIFVATGLFMAATAIALIASWLLTRTLPIMPMVSGVVVLIFGALTLYLQDDIFIKMKPTIVNTLFGGVLLGGLFFGKSLLGYVFDSAFSLDAEGWRKLTFRWGLFFLFLAIVNEVVWRNFSTDAWVTFKVWGIMPITLLFTFSQMPLILRHSLDDKTGEKAGKQ, encoded by the coding sequence ATGAACCCACCCATCCTCGAACGCGATCCGTCCGATCCTCAGAAGGGAAAAAAGGAAGGCCTCAATCCCGTGCTCAAGCTGGTGCTGGAGCTCGGGCCGCTGATGGTGTTCTTCTTCGCCAATGCGCGCGGCGAATGGCTGCTGCAGAAGTTTCCCGCGCTGGCCGAACTCGGCGGCCCGATCTTCGTCGCCACCGGACTGTTCATGGCCGCGACCGCGATCGCCCTGATCGCCTCCTGGCTGCTGACCCGCACCCTGCCGATCATGCCGATGGTGTCGGGCGTCGTCGTGCTGATCTTCGGTGCGCTGACGCTCTATCTGCAGGACGACATCTTCATCAAGATGAAGCCGACCATCGTCAACACGCTGTTTGGCGGCGTGCTGCTTGGCGGCCTGTTCTTCGGCAAGTCGCTGCTCGGCTATGTCTTCGATTCTGCCTTCAGCCTCGATGCCGAAGGTTGGCGGAAACTGACCTTCCGCTGGGGCCTGTTCTTTCTGTTCCTGGCCATCGTCAACGAAGTGGTGTGGCGCAATTTTTCCACCGACGCCTGGGTTACCTTCAAGGTCTGGGGAATCATGCCGATCACGCTTCTGTTCACGTTCAGCCAGATGCCGCTGATCCTGCGTCATTCGCTGGACGACAAGACCGGAGAGAAGGCCGGCAAACAATAG
- the ftsY gene encoding signal recognition particle-docking protein FtsY, with protein MAGFFKKIFSFGKKEIVEERIDETAPLPPIKWDQLDALKPAAEQVVPEFLKRDEPQAEIVPTVPAEPPQPEPAPVEEPVPEPIPTVPPAPEPTVPSEPEIQPEPVPAEEPRPVEPAREPQAPEIPAEQPAPQETPEVPVVPERVPEPAPPEIPTPEQPEVVPVPGRQPEPAPVEVPTPVETPSAIPSARLPLDVSAAPHPPAGTFSPYRDGEKGADRDASAPPANVEEEASALMPASPRTSRAEGKGEGQRQPANDLAPTDEAAPTIPAPSAEIAPPLRQPAPVEAQPIIAEVAPEPQPVTPPAPQPLPEPKPAPGKVTVTKKVEQKAEVQKAPEPAPRRSWFQRMKDGLARSSRELTGNIAGVFTKRKLDEETLQDLEDVLIRADLGMETALRVTDALAASRYGKDVSDTEVRAIMAAEVEKVLTPVARPLELDLNHKPHVILVVGVNGTGKTTTIGKLAAKLTDGGLSVMLAAGDTFRAAAIEQLKIWGERTKSPVISSKLGADAAGLAYDAFEKAKQAGSDVLIIDTAGRLQNKVELMAELEKIVRVLGKLDPEAPHTVLQTVDATTGQNALNQVEIFRNVAGVNGLVMTKLDGTARGGILVAIAAKHKLPVYFIGVGEQVDDLEPFSASEFARAIAGVA; from the coding sequence ATGGCTGGTTTTTTCAAGAAGATATTTTCGTTCGGCAAGAAAGAGATTGTCGAAGAGCGGATCGACGAGACCGCGCCGCTGCCACCGATCAAATGGGATCAGCTGGATGCGCTGAAGCCGGCGGCCGAACAGGTCGTTCCGGAATTCTTGAAGCGCGACGAGCCGCAGGCGGAAATTGTGCCGACAGTTCCGGCCGAGCCGCCTCAGCCGGAACCGGCGCCTGTCGAGGAACCGGTTCCCGAGCCCATTCCAACCGTCCCGCCAGCCCCGGAGCCTACGGTTCCGTCCGAGCCCGAGATCCAGCCTGAGCCTGTACCGGCCGAGGAGCCGCGACCGGTCGAGCCCGCCCGGGAGCCACAGGCTCCCGAAATACCCGCTGAACAGCCGGCCCCGCAAGAAACGCCCGAGGTGCCGGTCGTTCCGGAACGCGTTCCGGAACCTGCGCCACCGGAAATTCCGACGCCAGAACAGCCTGAAGTCGTGCCTGTACCGGGGAGACAGCCAGAGCCTGCGCCCGTGGAAGTGCCGACGCCAGTCGAGACGCCGTCGGCGATCCCGTCCGCCAGACTTCCCTTGGATGTCAGCGCCGCCCCTCATCCGCCTGCCGGCACCTTCTCCCCGTATAGGGACGGGGAGAAGGGCGCTGATCGTGACGCCAGTGCCCCTCCTGCAAATGTTGAAGAAGAAGCCTCGGCGCTGATGCCCGCCTCGCCCCGTACTTCACGGGCAGAGGGTAAGGGTGAGGGGCAGCGCCAGCCTGCGAATGACCTTGCGCCAACCGACGAAGCCGCGCCAACGATTCCGGCGCCATCGGCGGAAATCGCGCCCCCCCTTCGCCAGCCGGCGCCCGTCGAAGCACAGCCCATCATTGCCGAGGTCGCACCCGAGCCGCAGCCGGTCACGCCACCAGCCCCGCAACCCCTGCCCGAGCCAAAGCCCGCTCCGGGCAAGGTGACCGTCACCAAGAAGGTCGAGCAGAAGGCCGAGGTGCAGAAGGCCCCGGAGCCGGCGCCGAGGCGCTCGTGGTTCCAGCGCATGAAGGACGGACTTGCCCGTTCGTCGCGCGAGCTCACCGGCAACATCGCCGGCGTCTTCACCAAGCGAAAGCTCGACGAAGAGACATTGCAGGATCTGGAGGATGTGCTGATCCGCGCCGACCTCGGCATGGAGACCGCATTGCGCGTCACCGATGCGCTGGCCGCCAGCCGCTACGGCAAGGATGTCTCCGATACGGAAGTGCGCGCCATCATGGCCGCCGAGGTCGAGAAGGTCCTGACCCCTGTCGCCAGGCCGCTGGAGCTCGACCTCAACCACAAGCCGCATGTCATCCTTGTCGTCGGCGTCAACGGCACCGGCAAGACAACAACCATCGGCAAGCTGGCGGCGAAGCTCACCGATGGCGGCCTGTCGGTGATGCTGGCGGCCGGCGACACGTTCCGTGCTGCCGCGATCGAGCAGCTGAAGATCTGGGGCGAGCGGACGAAATCGCCCGTCATCTCCTCCAAGCTCGGTGCCGATGCGGCCGGCCTTGCCTACGACGCCTTCGAGAAGGCCAAACAGGCGGGCTCCGACGTGCTGATCATCGACACCGCCGGCCGGCTGCAGAACAAGGTCGAACTGATGGCGGAACTCGAAAAGATCGTCCGCGTGCTGGGCAAGCTCGATCCGGAAGCGCCGCACACCGTGCTGCAGACGGTCGACGCTACCACCGGCCAGAACGCGCTGAACCAGGTCGAGATCTTCCGCAATGTCGCCGGCGTCAATGGCCTGGTGATGACCAAGCTGGACGGCACGGCGCGCGGCGGTATCTTGGTGGCGATCGCGGCAAAGCACAAATTGCCGGTTTATTTCATCGGCGTCGGCGAACAGGTCGACGACCTCGAACCTTTCTCGGCAAGCGAATTCGCCCGGGCGATCGCTGGAGTGGCCTAA
- the mtaB gene encoding tRNA (N(6)-L-threonylcarbamoyladenosine(37)-C(2))-methylthiotransferase MtaB — MSALPKGVDMAGGVDVVTFGCRLNTYESEVMRREAESAGLGALAGGAVIFNTCAVTGEAVRQAKQAIRKARRENPQARIIVTGCAAQTAPQDFTAMDEVDLVLGNDEKLKAHSYRALPDFGVNDTEKARVNDIFSVRETAGHMVDAIEGRARAFVQVQNGCDHRCTFCIIPYGRGNSRSVPMGAVVEQVKRLAGNGYAEIVLTGVDMTSFGADLPGAPKLGKLVKTILKQVPDVKRLRLSSIDSIEADDDLLDAIATEARLMPHLHLSLQSGDDMILKRMKRRHLRDQSIRFCEDVRKLRPGIVFGADIIAGFPTETDGMFENSEKIVEECGLTHLHVFPFSPREGTPAARMPQVRREVVKQRAARLRAAGEAAYGSHLSSLVGTRQSILIERDGLGRTQGFTLAALGTGAPGDILEADITGHDGIRLIAAPLAARAA, encoded by the coding sequence ATGTCGGCTCTTCCCAAGGGCGTCGATATGGCTGGGGGTGTCGACGTGGTGACGTTCGGCTGCCGCCTGAACACCTATGAGTCCGAGGTGATGCGGCGCGAGGCCGAAAGCGCCGGCCTGGGTGCTCTGGCCGGCGGCGCCGTGATCTTCAACACCTGCGCCGTCACCGGCGAGGCCGTGCGCCAGGCCAAGCAGGCGATCCGCAAGGCACGCCGCGAAAATCCCCAGGCGCGCATCATCGTCACCGGCTGCGCCGCGCAGACCGCGCCGCAGGATTTTACCGCCATGGACGAGGTCGACCTCGTCCTCGGCAATGACGAGAAGCTGAAGGCGCATTCCTATCGCGCCTTGCCGGATTTCGGTGTCAACGACACCGAGAAGGCGCGCGTCAACGACATCTTTTCAGTGCGCGAGACGGCCGGGCACATGGTCGACGCCATCGAGGGCCGGGCGCGTGCCTTCGTCCAGGTGCAGAATGGCTGCGACCACCGTTGCACCTTCTGCATCATTCCCTACGGGCGCGGCAATTCGCGTTCGGTGCCGATGGGCGCCGTGGTAGAGCAGGTGAAGCGGCTTGCCGGAAACGGCTATGCCGAGATCGTTTTGACCGGCGTCGACATGACCAGTTTCGGAGCCGACCTGCCGGGCGCGCCAAAACTCGGCAAGCTTGTGAAGACAATCCTCAAGCAGGTGCCCGATGTGAAGCGCCTGCGGCTCTCCTCCATTGATTCGATCGAGGCTGACGACGATCTGCTCGACGCCATCGCCACCGAGGCCCGGCTGATGCCGCATCTGCATCTGTCGCTTCAATCGGGCGACGACATGATCCTGAAGCGCATGAAGCGCCGGCATTTGCGCGATCAGTCGATCCGCTTCTGCGAGGATGTGCGCAAATTGCGTCCTGGCATCGTCTTCGGCGCCGACATCATCGCCGGCTTTCCGACCGAAACGGACGGGATGTTCGAGAATTCGGAAAAAATCGTCGAGGAGTGCGGACTGACGCACCTCCACGTCTTCCCGTTCAGCCCGCGCGAGGGCACGCCCGCCGCGCGCATGCCGCAGGTCCGCCGCGAGGTGGTCAAGCAGCGCGCCGCCCGGCTGCGCGCCGCCGGCGAAGCCGCGTATGGCAGTCATCTGTCGTCGCTTGTCGGAACGCGTCAGTCGATCCTGATCGAGCGTGACGGCCTTGGCCGCACCCAAGGTTTCACGCTTGCCGCACTCGGCACGGGTGCGCCGGGCGATATCCTCGAAGCTGATATCACCGGCCACGATGGTATCAGACTGATCGCAGCGCCGCTTGCCGCGCGCGCCGCCTGA
- the dapF gene encoding diaminopimelate epimerase, protein MASTAPFAKMNGIGNEIIVADMRGRADRVTPEAAIALNADAATKFDQIMAIHDARTDGTDYFIHILNSDGSRAQACGNGTRCVVQALAADTGRKTFTFETVAGILNAREHADGLISVDMGTPRFGWQDIPLAEEFRDTRMIELQIGPIDAPVLHSPSVVSMGNPHAIFWVDRDVWSYELDRFGPLLENHPIFPERANITIAQVTSPETMVIRTWERGAGLTKACGSAACASVVAAARTKRTGRSVTLMTPGGGSLHVEWREDDHVILTGAAEWEFSGSFDPSTGIWARDTESAA, encoded by the coding sequence ATGGCAAGCACTGCCCCTTTCGCCAAGATGAACGGCATCGGCAACGAGATCATCGTTGCCGATATGCGCGGTCGTGCCGATCGCGTGACGCCGGAGGCTGCCATTGCGCTCAACGCCGACGCCGCCACCAAGTTCGACCAGATCATGGCCATCCATGACGCAAGGACCGATGGCACCGACTATTTCATCCACATCCTGAATTCCGACGGTTCGCGCGCCCAGGCCTGCGGCAACGGCACGCGCTGTGTCGTCCAGGCCCTTGCCGCTGACACAGGCCGCAAGACATTCACCTTCGAGACCGTCGCCGGCATCCTCAATGCCCGGGAGCATGCCGACGGGCTGATATCCGTCGACATGGGCACGCCGCGCTTTGGCTGGCAGGACATTCCGCTGGCCGAGGAATTTCGCGACACCCGCATGATCGAGCTGCAGATCGGGCCTATCGACGCGCCTGTTCTGCATTCGCCCTCGGTCGTTTCGATGGGCAATCCGCACGCCATCTTCTGGGTCGATCGCGATGTCTGGTCCTACGAGCTCGACCGTTTCGGGCCGCTGCTCGAGAACCATCCGATCTTCCCCGAGCGGGCCAACATCACCATCGCGCAGGTGACCTCACCGGAAACCATGGTCATCCGTACCTGGGAACGCGGCGCCGGCCTGACCAAGGCCTGCGGCTCCGCCGCTTGCGCATCGGTGGTCGCCGCCGCCCGCACCAAGCGGACCGGACGCAGCGTTACCCTGATGACACCTGGCGGCGGTTCGCTGCATGTCGAGTGGCGCGAGGACGACCACGTCATCCTGACCGGCGCGGCCGAATGGGAATTTTCGGGCAGCTTCGATCCCTCGACCGGAATCTGGGCCCGCGACACCGAAAGCGCAGCCTGA
- a CDS encoding DUF1328 family protein: MIKWIIILLIVAAAASLLGMPALAGAAATGARILIGIVLIIFLLVVLGIFAVT; encoded by the coding sequence ATGATCAAGTGGATCATCATTCTTCTGATTGTCGCGGCTGCCGCCAGCCTGCTCGGCATGCCGGCGCTTGCCGGAGCCGCCGCCACCGGCGCGCGCATACTGATCGGCATCGTTCTGATCATCTTCCTGCTCGTGGTGCTCGGCATCTTCGCGGTGACGTGA
- a CDS encoding MBL fold metallo-hydrolase translates to MAARKKAANRYYSGPPSDHFDGTLFFNPDGKPPGRFADLLKWQLSGERSKWPTASPSPFPPAKPGARIEGSELRVTMVGHSTLLIQTAGLNILTDPVWSERVSPLSFAGPKRVNPPGVAFADLPPVDLVLLSHNHYDHLDLATLKRLKTAHDPLVITPLGNDAIIEAAVPGMRLSMHDWGDRIDIGNGTVIHIEPAHHWSARGARDRRMALWAGFVVETPAGNIYFAGDTGFHDGINYRLMAQKHGGFRFAILPIGAYEPRWFMEPQHQNPQEAVQGMKLCNAAYAAGCHWGTFHLTDEPIDEPARHLAEALDAAGLSQDHFRALHPGEAWDVPQSPTA, encoded by the coding sequence TTGGCCGCGAGAAAGAAAGCCGCTAACCGTTATTACAGCGGCCCGCCGAGCGACCATTTCGACGGCACACTGTTTTTCAATCCCGATGGCAAGCCGCCCGGCCGTTTCGCTGACCTGCTGAAATGGCAACTCAGCGGCGAACGCTCAAAATGGCCGACAGCCAGCCCGAGCCCATTTCCGCCGGCAAAGCCAGGAGCGCGGATCGAAGGTTCCGAATTGCGCGTGACGATGGTCGGCCATTCGACGCTGCTGATCCAGACGGCGGGCCTCAACATCCTCACCGACCCGGTCTGGTCCGAGCGCGTCTCACCGCTCTCCTTCGCCGGGCCGAAACGGGTCAACCCGCCAGGTGTAGCCTTCGCCGACCTGCCGCCGGTCGACCTCGTGCTGCTCAGCCACAACCACTACGATCATCTCGACCTCGCGACGCTGAAGCGGCTCAAGACAGCACATGATCCGCTGGTGATCACACCGCTCGGCAACGACGCCATCATCGAGGCCGCCGTTCCCGGCATGCGGCTGTCGATGCATGACTGGGGCGATCGTATCGACATTGGCAATGGGACAGTGATTCACATCGAGCCCGCGCATCACTGGTCGGCGCGCGGTGCGCGCGACAGGCGCATGGCGCTGTGGGCGGGCTTTGTCGTCGAAACGCCGGCCGGCAACATCTACTTTGCCGGTGATACCGGCTTTCACGATGGCATCAACTACCGGCTGATGGCGCAAAAACATGGCGGCTTCCGCTTCGCCATCCTGCCGATCGGCGCCTACGAGCCGCGCTGGTTCATGGAGCCGCAGCACCAGAACCCGCAAGAAGCCGTGCAAGGCATGAAACTGTGCAACGCCGCATACGCCGCCGGCTGTCACTGGGGCACGTTCCATCTCACCGACGAGCCAATCGACGAGCCGGCAAGACATCTGGCCGAAGCATTGGATGCCGCGGGCCTTTCGCAGGACCATTTCCGCGCCTTGCACCCCGGTGAAGCTTGGGACGTGCCGCAATCGCCGACTGCTTGA
- a CDS encoding protease inhibitor Inh/omp19 family protein has product MNFSKTGLVAVSLAALFASGCTTSRFSSMDDQQPAPLQATPAGKVTANQLPPPAAPGTTDPSQFPTAPQNNTQVASLPPDGSAPTGAADLTAANVAGVWNASVSGQSCKIATPQTKFGAGFRAGPLHCPAPIDGIKSWNVSGKQLTLYDDNGGTLARLYSSGGSKFDGQTSSGQPISLTR; this is encoded by the coding sequence ATGAATTTTTCGAAAACCGGTCTGGTGGCCGTATCACTGGCCGCTCTTTTTGCGAGCGGCTGCACAACCTCGCGGTTCTCGTCGATGGATGACCAGCAGCCCGCGCCGCTGCAGGCCACGCCCGCCGGCAAGGTGACCGCCAACCAGCTGCCGCCGCCAGCGGCACCCGGCACCACCGATCCGTCGCAATTTCCGACCGCGCCGCAGAACAACACCCAGGTGGCCTCATTGCCGCCGGATGGATCGGCCCCCACCGGAGCCGCCGATCTGACCGCGGCCAACGTCGCCGGCGTCTGGAATGCCAGCGTCTCCGGCCAGAGCTGCAAGATCGCGACGCCGCAGACCAAGTTCGGCGCCGGCTTCCGCGCCGGACCGTTGCATTGCCCGGCTCCGATCGACGGCATCAAGTCCTGGAACGTTTCCGGCAAGCAGTTGACGCTCTATGACGACAATGGCGGCACGCTGGCGCGGCTCTATTCCTCGGGCGGCTCGAAATTCGACGGCCAGACTTCCAGCGGCCAGCCGATTTCGCTTACAAGGTAA
- the zapE gene encoding cell division protein ZapE has translation MHLRDGLQTHATVRQRYDHLVETGAIERDPAQERITAALDRLTDEISAKRLAHKSSALGWLFARKRETHEAVKGLYIHGGVGRGKTMLMDMFFDLVPVRRKRRVHFNDFMADVQDRIQKHRQARKNGEVKEDDPIPPVAKALAEQAWVLCFDEFSVTDIADAMILSRLFSALFASGVVLVATSNVAPADLYRDGLNRQLFLPFIAILERHAHVLSLDTDKDYRLEKLARTAVYVTPADAAADRALDEAWRTMTRGEPASETSLTIKGRQVVVPRAADGAARFTFAELCEKPLGARDYLAIAGRFSTLFIDHVPVLGEGKRNEAKRFILLIDTLYDHHVRLVVSAEAPPPQLYVAKRGVEVFEFERTASRLIEMQSRDWLEDWAERQKAKAASSDAQQAQA, from the coding sequence ATGCATCTGCGTGACGGCCTCCAGACCCATGCGACCGTCAGGCAGCGCTACGACCATCTGGTGGAAACCGGTGCGATCGAACGCGATCCGGCGCAGGAACGAATCACTGCTGCGCTCGACCGGCTGACCGACGAGATCTCGGCAAAGCGGCTGGCGCACAAATCGAGCGCGCTGGGCTGGCTGTTTGCCCGCAAGCGCGAGACGCACGAAGCCGTCAAAGGCCTGTACATCCATGGCGGCGTCGGCCGCGGCAAGACCATGCTGATGGACATGTTCTTCGACCTGGTGCCGGTGAGGCGCAAGCGCCGCGTCCATTTCAACGACTTCATGGCCGACGTGCAGGACCGCATCCAGAAGCACCGGCAGGCGCGCAAGAATGGCGAGGTCAAGGAGGACGATCCGATCCCGCCCGTGGCCAAGGCACTTGCCGAACAGGCCTGGGTGCTGTGCTTCGACGAATTCTCGGTCACCGACATTGCCGACGCGATGATCCTGTCGCGGCTGTTCTCGGCGCTGTTCGCGAGCGGCGTGGTGCTGGTCGCCACCTCCAACGTCGCCCCGGCCGACCTCTACCGCGACGGCCTGAACCGCCAGCTTTTCCTGCCGTTCATCGCCATATTGGAGCGGCACGCGCATGTTCTGTCGCTCGACACCGACAAGGATTACCGGCTGGAAAAGCTCGCCCGCACGGCGGTCTATGTCACGCCGGCCGATGCCGCGGCCGATCGGGCGCTCGACGAGGCGTGGCGCACCATGACGCGCGGCGAACCGGCGTCGGAGACGTCGCTGACCATCAAGGGACGGCAGGTGGTCGTGCCGCGCGCGGCCGACGGCGCGGCGCGGTTTACCTTCGCCGAACTGTGCGAAAAGCCGCTTGGCGCCCGCGATTACCTGGCCATAGCGGGGCGGTTTTCAACCCTCTTCATCGATCACGTCCCGGTGCTGGGCGAGGGCAAGCGCAACGAGGCCAAGCGCTTCATCCTGCTGATCGATACGCTCTACGACCATCATGTGCGGCTGGTGGTGAGTGCCGAGGCCCCACCGCCGCAGCTCTATGTGGCCAAGCGTGGCGTCGAGGTCTTCGAATTCGAGCGCACGGCATCGCGATTGATCGAGATGCAGAGCCGCGACTGGCTGGAAGACTGGGCGGAGCGGCAGAAGGCGAAGGCGGCGTCGTCGGACGCGCAACAGGCCCAAGCCTAA
- a CDS encoding GNAT family N-acetyltransferase, with protein sequence MTPEIRRLEAGDDALVMQVADNVFDEPVRPDRLATYLEQSGHFMVVAIVDGVVVGQCAAVIHRHPDKVTELYIDEVGVSPAFQRQGIARRMLDAMFEIGRENGCEEAWVGTEPDNVAARALYESRKEPHGPAEDFVMHVYKL encoded by the coding sequence ATGACCCCGGAAATTCGAAGACTAGAAGCGGGTGATGACGCCCTTGTGATGCAAGTCGCGGACAATGTGTTCGACGAACCGGTGAGACCGGATCGGCTGGCAACCTATCTCGAGCAATCCGGCCATTTCATGGTCGTCGCCATCGTCGACGGCGTCGTCGTCGGCCAATGCGCGGCCGTCATCCACCGCCACCCCGACAAGGTGACGGAACTCTATATCGACGAGGTCGGCGTCTCGCCGGCCTTCCAGCGCCAGGGCATCGCGCGCAGAATGCTCGACGCGATGTTCGAAATCGGCAGGGAGAATGGCTGCGAAGAGGCCTGGGTCGGCACCGAGCCGGACAATGTCGCCGCCCGCGCGCTCTACGAGTCGCGCAAGGAGCCACACGGGCCGGCTGAGGACTTCGTCATGCATGTGTACAAGCTTTAG